The following are encoded together in the Montipora capricornis isolate CH-2021 chromosome 5, ASM3666992v2, whole genome shotgun sequence genome:
- the LOC138049666 gene encoding malignant fibrous histiocytoma-amplified sequence 1 homolog, translating into MANPSEFEMINPVPKDVHESLTKEHGKVTLDLTGYDPITPKDFPGIWSIHGINDLRLFSNYVKEIPSGFCGLKQLRTLFMSCSPIKPDNGLLRLPELFGNFSHLEELHLVGNHFEAFPLPICRLCKVKKLYMDNCTLTKIPQEIQNLSSLVVVDFSYNNLGNAGSFPDEFFNLPNLKDLYLIDCQLMELPPAVGNLKSLEGLRLGKNNLSKLPEELYNLTNLRKLSAERNQISELSPRLGQLCNLKLLLIMENTLVTLPDEIKNLESCKHINVFDNKLTCIPRSIIEMPVLDSLIVDGNSNLRRPPIDVCKRGLSSIRGYFESLEAVDTQAVHSQRLKVMLLGEAGAGKSSLAYALVNATALTFPDGQAHSTVGVDFYTWRPVPNGIEFHIADFAGQRRYQLTHPFFLSSEALHILVVDLFNYDSTESCFCRTIGDWLDLVTSRVLKPRIMIVPTHLDEFETSDDCLVKSRCDDIINRVMHYCKGQSALIDLEIVEKKKKGLQNAVQGGSDPEWKKNNPPIISSGLSKGPDQLSDNESYIAMVPVSSIGELTGMKELQDEIIRVANDSQLFPSVGRDLPEDWITLEKALKNLRVKNQVHCMSFNEFEIFTKEHTSLSPLGTRSALSYLDSIGELRYYKSIPSDYDVFIDLKWLAKLVKCLFRHDLEATLKFDEVYFKYNVIGGNFENLKTKLLKEALLSESLLRCLWHEMNLDDDMFPQMVELLHHLGLACPMPPDGSDERSLLVPWFLREYPEAVDPMPGTLHEDQDEIHLLFMMAYLPPGLFNRLRVRCCSPHCDHYNWKDHVILLTNDHRVLIWKDKHPPGTESNSPAIHIRGRTPKGCREILWEVLLHLVQETEALLAEWQRLNVQRFSLCPPCTQKGKPSPCLFPCNWMSTNSASKGLSTQTKICKKGSMFLRGEKFDINLIYPPPDVVKRVLDAPSPCEPVSEDVPQALIADVSQQITKQWTIVASYLGIQNDKVDALDADNNLFADKIIAMLNAWKRQETNKATRSNLVKALEKANRNDVAEKVRLFKEQ; encoded by the exons ATGGCAAATCCATCTGAATTTGAAATGATAAATCCGGTTCCTAAGGACGTACATGAATCATTGACAAAAGAGCATGGAAAAGTCACATTGGATCTTACAGGATATGATCCCATTACACCAAAAGATTTTCCAGGAATCTGGAGCATTCATGGAATCAATGATCTTCGATTATTTTCAAACTATGTGAAGGAAATCCCGAGTGGATTCTGTGGACTAAAACAACTGAGGACACTTTTCATGAGTTGTAGTCCTATAAAACCTGATAATGGCCTTTTAAGATTGCCAGAACTGTTTGGTAACTTTTCACACCTTGAAGAACTGCATTTAGTTGGGAACCATTTTGAAGCCTTCCCTTTGCCAATTTGTCGGCTTTGTAAAGTCAAGAAACTTTACATGGATAATTGCACACTGACAAAGATTCCACAAGAAATACAGAATTTGTCAAGTCTTGTTGTGGTGGATTTTAGTTACAATAACCTTGGTAACGCTGGTAGTTTTCCTGATGAATTTTTTAATCTTCCAAATTTGAAAGACTTGTACCTTATTGATTGCCAGTTAATGGAGTTACCACCTGCAGTAGGAAATCTGAAGAGCTTGGAAGGTCTCAGACTTGGAAAGAACAATCTATCAAAGCTTCCGGAAGAGTTATACAACCTGACCAATCTCAGGAAACTCAGTGCTGAAAGGAATCAGATATCAGAGTTGTCTCCAAGGCTTGGACAACTTTGCAACTTAAAACTTCTCTTGATTATGGAGAACACACTTGTAACCTTGCCAGATGAGATTAAGAATTTAGAAAGCTGCAAGCACATTAACGTGTTTGACAACAAACTCACCTGCATTCCTCGTTCCATTATTGAGATGCCTGTTCTTGACTCCTTAATAGTTGATGGAAACAGTAATTTAAGAAGACCACCCATTGATGTTTGCAAACGTGGATTGAGCAGTATCAGAGGTTATTTTGAGTCACTAGAGGCTGTTGACACACAGGCAGTTCATTCACAGCGTCTCAAAGTCATGTTACTGGGAGAAGCTGGTGCTGGAAAATCAAGTCTTGCATACGCCCTTGTGAATGCAACAGCGCTCACATTTCCAGACGGCCAAGCACATAGTACTGTGGGTGTTGATTTCTACACTTGGCGTCCAGTTCCTAATGGGATAGAGTTTCATATTGCTGATTTTGCTGGTCAGCGACGTTATCAACTCACTcatccattttttctttcttcag AGGCACTGCATATCTTGGTCGTGGATCTCTTCAACTACGATTCAACTGAAAGCTGTTTTTGCAGAACCATTGGTGATTGGCTAGATTTGGTTACATCTCGTGTGTTGAAGCCACGAATCATGATAGTCCCAACACatttggatgaatttgaaaCCAGTGATGATTGCCTCGTCAAAAGTCGGTGTGATGATATCATTAACCGTGTGATGCATTACTGCAAAGGGCAGAGCGCATTGATTGACCTTGAAATCgtagaaaaaaagaagaaaggattGCAAAATGCTGTACAGGGAGGCAGTGATCCTGAGTGGAAGAAAAATAATCCCCCAATCATCTCTTCAGGTTTATCCAAAGGACCG GATCAATTATCGGATAATGAGAGTTACATTGCAATGGTTCCAGTCAGTAGTATTGGGGAACTCACTGGAATGAAAGAGCTACAAGATGAGATCATCCGTGTGGCAAATGACTCCCAACTGTTTCCCTCTGTTGGCAGAGATTTACCAGAGGATTGGATTACACTTGAGAAAGCATTGAAGAATCTAAGAGTGAAGAATCAAGTTCACTGCATGTCTTTCAATGAGTTTGAAATCTTTACAAAAGAACATACTAGTCTTTCTCCCTTGGGAACGAGGTCTGCCCTCTCATACTTGGATTCAATTGGAGAATTGAGATATTACAAGAGCATTCCATCCGACTATGATGTCTTCATTGACCTGAAGTGGTTGGCAAAGTTGGTTAAGTGCTTGTTTCGTCATGATTTGGAGGCAACACTGAAATTTGATGAAGTGTATTTCAAGTATAATGTCATTGGGGGTAATTTTGAAAACCTCAAGACAAAACTACTAAAAGAAGCATTGTTGTCAGAGTCTCTTTTGAG GTGTCTGTGGCATGAAATGAATCTTGATGATGATATGTTCCCACAAATGGTAGAACTGCTGCATCACCTTGGCCTTGCATGCCCAATGCCCCCTGATGGTTCAGATGAGCGGAGTCTTTTAGTTCCATGGTTCTTGAGAGAATATCCTGAGGCAGTAGACCCCATGCCAGGCACCTTACACGAAGATCAG GACGAGATTCATCTGCTGTTTATGATGGCGTACCTGCCTCCTGGTTTATTCAATCGTCTTCGAGTCCGTTGCTGTTCTCCACACTGTGACCACTACAATTGGAAGGATCATGTGATACTGTTAACGAATGACCACCGTGTACTGATCTGGAAGGATAAACATCCTCCTGGAACAGAATCGAACTCACCTGCGATTCATATCAGAGGAAGAACGCCTAAGGGTTGTAGAGAAATACTATGGGAAGTTCTCCTACATCTTGTGCAG GAAACAGAAGCACTGTTGGCAGAATGGCAGAGACTGAATGTACAGCGTTTTTCATTATGCCCACCTTGTACGCAGAAAGGGAAACCAAGCCCTTGCCTATTTCCATGCAACTGGATGAGTACTAATTCAGCGAGCAAGGGTCTTTCCACACAGACAAAGATTTGCAAGAAGGGCAGCATGTTTTTGAGAGGAGAAAAGTTTGACATCAACCTTATCTATCCCCCTCCTG ATGTCGTGAAGAGGGTGTTAGATGCTCCTTCACCTTGTGAGCCAG TTTCAGAAGATGTTCCCCAAGCCCTCATTGCTGATGTTTCTCAGCAAATCACAAAGCAGTGGACCATAGTTGCTTCCTACCTGGGAATTCAGAATGACAAGGTAGATGCTCTGGATGCAGACAACAATTTATTTGCTGACAAAATCATTGCTATGCTGAATGCATGGAAACGCCAAGAGACGAACAAAGCTACAAGGAGCAACCTTGTGAAAGCTCTTGAGAAGGCTAACAGGAATGACGTTGCTGAAAAAGTCAGGCTTTTCAAAGAACAGTAA